In Microtus ochrogaster isolate Prairie Vole_2 unplaced genomic scaffold, MicOch1.0 UNK3, whole genome shotgun sequence, the following proteins share a genomic window:
- the Insm1 gene encoding insulinoma-associated protein 1, which translates to MPRGFLVKRSKKSTPVSYRVRGGEDGDRALLLSPGCGGARSEPPVPSPGPLPPPPSPALAERAHAALAAALACAPGPPLPPTGPRAAHFGNPEAAHPAPLYSPTRPVSREHEKHKYFERSFNLGSPVSAESFPTPAALLAGGSGGANGVGGGGTCGGDALLFAPAELKMGTAFSAGAEAARGPGPGPPLSPAAALRPPGKRPAPPATLAAEPPAKAAKAPSAKKPKAIRKLHFEDEVTTSPVLGLKIKEGPVEAPRGRAGGATRPLGEFICQLCKEEYADPFALAQHKCSRIVRVEYRCPECAKVFSCPANLASHRRWHKPRPAPAAARAPEPEAATRAEAREAVGGGSDRDTPSPGGVSESGSEEGLYECHHCAKKFRRQAYLRKHLLAHHQALQAKGAPPPPPPPPPPAEDILAFYAGPDEKAPQEAAGDGEAAGVLGLSAAAECHLCPVCGETFPSKGAQERHLRLLHAAQVFPCKYCPATFYSSPGLTRHINKCHPSENRQVILLQVPVRPAC; encoded by the coding sequence ATGCCCCGCGGGTTCCTGGTGAAGCGCAGCAAGAAGTCCACGCCCGTGTCCTACCGGGTCCGGGGCGGCGAGGACGGTGACCGCGCGCTGCTGCTGTCACCCGGCTGCGGGGGCGCCCGCTCCGAGCCCCCAGTGCCAAGCCCCGGGCCACTGCCGCCACCTCCGTCGCCGGCGCTCGCGGAGCGCGCCCATGCAGCGCTCGCCGCCGCGCTTGCCTGCGCGCCAGGTCCGCCGCTACCCCCTACGGGTCCGCGGGCCGCGCACTTTGGCAACCCAGAGGCTGCTCATCCCGCACCTCTCTACAGCCCCACGCGGCCGGTGAGCCGAGAGCATGAGAAGCACAAGTACTTCGAGCGCAGCTTCAACCTCGGCTCGCCGGTGTCAGCCGAGTCCTTCCCTACGCCCGCCGCGCTGCTCGCAGGGGGAAGTGGCGGCGCCAACGGCGTTGGCGGCGGCGGCACCTGCGGCGGAGACGCGCTACTCTTCGCGCCTGCCGAGCTCAAGATGGGCACCGCGTTCTCCGCCGGTGCCGAGGCGGCCCGGGGTCCCGGGCCTGGTCCCCCACTGTCCCCCGCCGCTGCCCTGAGGCCCCCAGGCAAGCGGCCCGCTCCCCCCGCCACTCTCGCTGCAGAGCCACCCGCCAAGGCAGCCAAGGCCCCCAGCGCCAAAAAGCCCAAGGCCATCCGCAAGCTGCATTTCGAGGACGAGGTGACCACGTCGCCGGTACTGGGGCTCAAGATCAAGGAAGGCCCGGTGGAGGCGCCGCGGGGCCGCGCGGGGGGCGCAACCCGGCCGCTGGGCGAGTTCATCTGCCAGCTGTGCAAGGAGGAGTACGCCGACCCATTCGCGCTGGCGCAGCACAAGTGCTCGCGCATCGTGCGCGTGGAGTACCGCTGCCCAGAGTGCGCCAAGGTCTTCAGCTGCCCGGCCAACCTGGCCTCGCACCGCCGCTGGCACAAACCACGGCCCGCACCTGCCGCGGCCCGTGCGCCCGAGCCCGAAGCCGCTACCAGGGCCGAGGCGCGCGAGGCTGTTGGCGGCGGCAGCGATCGGGACACGCCGAGCCCCGGCGGCGTATCCGAGTCAGGCTCCGAGGAAGGGCTCTACGAGTGCCACCACTGCGCCAAGAAGTTCCGTCGCCAGGCCTATCTGCGCAAGCACCTGCTGGCACATCATCAGGCGCTGCAGGCCAAAGGCGCGCCGCCGCCGCCCCCTCCGCCACCGCCTCCGGCCGAGGACATACTGGCTTTCTACGCGGGGCCCGACGAAAAGGCGCCCCAGGAGGCCGCGGGCGACGGCGAGGCGGCCGGCGTACTGGGCCTGAGTGCGGCCGCCGAGTGCCACCTGTGCCCAGTGTGCGGGGAGACCTTCCCCAGCAAGGGCGCCCAGGAGCGCCACCTGCGTCTGCTGCACGCTGCCCAGGTGTTCCCCTGCAAGTACTGCCCGGCCACCTTCTACAGCTCCCCGGGTCTTACGCGGCACATCAACAAGTGCCACCCGTCTGAGAATAGACAGGTGATCCTCCTTCAGGTGCCCGTGCGTCCAGCCTGCTAG